The Nitrospinota bacterium genome contains a region encoding:
- a CDS encoding DUF523 and DUF1722 domain-containing protein, protein MGKLWIGISSCLLGEKVRWNGDHKQNLYAKEILGKFFDYVPVCPEVEIGMGVPRETVHLAGDKDSPRMVGTKTGTDWTQKMIRFSAGKVRELSSHDLSGFIFKKGSPSCGIERVSLYTESGNKANSMAQGLFASTFMKKFPLIPVEEEGRLNDFKIRENFIVRVFSYHRLQKLFQEGYSRGALVNFHTQHKFLLLSHSRKHYDTLGGLVAEAKKFRPAEMKTRYSKIFMEGLTLKSTPKKNTDVLQHMLGFLKKDLLKEEKQDILSTLEDYRKELVPLIVPLTLIKHYVKKYDITYLLDQVYLNPYPKELMLRNHV, encoded by the coding sequence ATGGGCAAGCTTTGGATAGGAATCAGCAGTTGCCTGCTGGGCGAAAAAGTCCGCTGGAACGGTGACCACAAGCAAAACTTATATGCCAAGGAAATATTGGGCAAGTTTTTTGACTATGTCCCTGTATGCCCTGAAGTTGAGATCGGAATGGGGGTGCCGCGTGAAACGGTCCATTTAGCGGGAGACAAGGATTCTCCAAGAATGGTTGGGACGAAAACAGGAACCGACTGGACGCAAAAGATGATCCGATTCAGCGCCGGCAAGGTTCGAGAACTTTCTTCCCATGACTTGAGCGGTTTTATTTTCAAGAAAGGATCGCCTTCCTGCGGCATCGAACGCGTATCTCTATATACCGAATCAGGGAATAAGGCCAATTCTATGGCACAAGGATTATTTGCCAGTACATTCATGAAAAAATTTCCTTTGATTCCTGTGGAGGAAGAGGGACGATTGAATGACTTCAAAATCCGGGAAAACTTTATCGTCCGTGTGTTCAGTTATCACCGCCTGCAAAAATTATTTCAAGAAGGGTATTCGAGAGGGGCGCTGGTAAACTTTCACACCCAACATAAGTTTTTACTTTTATCCCACAGCAGAAAACATTATGACACCCTGGGAGGCCTGGTGGCCGAGGCCAAGAAATTTCGACCAGCAGAAATGAAAACCCGTTACAGCAAAATATTCATGGAAGGATTGACCCTGAAATCTACTCCGAAAAAAAATACCGATGTGCTTCAGCATATGCTGGGGTTTTTGAAAAAGGATCTGTTAAAAGAAGAAAAGCAGGATATCTTATCAACCTTGGAAGACTATAGAAAAGAGCTGGTACCCCTCATTGTTCCTCTCACCTTGATAAAGCATTATGTAAAAAAGTACGATATCACTTATCTTCTCGACCAGGTATATCTGAATCCCTATCCCAAGGAACTGATGCTAAGGAATCATGTTTAA